One Triticum dicoccoides isolate Atlit2015 ecotype Zavitan chromosome 4B, WEW_v2.0, whole genome shotgun sequence genomic window carries:
- the LOC119294089 gene encoding NAC domain-containing protein 22-like, which translates to MAMGMEVDQDLPGFRFHPTEEELLGFYLSRVALGKKLHFDIIGTLNIYRHDPWDLPGMAKIGEREWYFFVPRDRKAGSGGRPNRTTERGFWKATGSDRAIRSTADPKRVIGLKKTLVFYQGRAPRGTKTDWVMNEYRLPDSGAAPPQEDTVLCKVYRKATPLKELEQRAFEMEEMKQRSGGNGGYGYSGAARACPPPVPAAGDFYLSPSDDVQDNFLIPSSSSSSSVALSGNSSCHDALRVAKKEADVATVTVVSMSSLSKAANAPFHLQLPPCGLQLPAANHGISSLQLPAASQGVVDLPSLQLPAASSHGVFDWLNDPFLTQLRSPWQDQHCMSPYAHLLY; encoded by the exons ATGGCAATGGGCATGGAGGTCGATCAGGACCTCCCCGGCTTCCGCTTCCACCCCACGGAGGAGGAGCTCCTCGGCTTCTACCTCTCCCGCGTCGCCCTCGGCAAGAAGCTCCACTTCGACATCATCGGCACCCTCAACATCTACCGCCACGATCCCTGGGATCTTCCTG GGATGGCAAAGATCGGGGAGAGGGAGTGGTACTTCTTCGTGCCGCGTGACCGGAAGGCGGGGAGCGGCGGGCGGCCGAACCGGACGACGGAGCGGGGGTTCTGGAAGGCGACGGGGTCAGACAGGGCCATCCGGAGCACCGCCGACCCCAAGCGTGTCATCGGCCTCAAGAAGACGCTCGTCTTCTACCAGGGCCGCGCTCCGCGGGGCACCAAGACGGACTGGGTCATGAACGAGTACCGCCTCCCCGACTCCGGCGCGGCGCCTCCCCAGGAGGACACGGTGCTATGCAAGGTGTACCGGAAGGCCACGCCGCTCAAGGAGCTTGAGCAAAGAGCGTTTGAGATGGAGGAGATGAAGCAGAGGTCCGGCGGCAACGGTGGGTACGGCTACAGTGGCGCGGCCAGAGCGTGTCCGCCCCCGGTCCCGGCAGCCGGCGACTTCTACCTGTCTCCGTCCGACGACGTCCAGGATAACTTCctgatcccctcctcctcctcgtcgtcgtcagtgGCGTTGTCCGGCAACAGCAGCTGCCACGACGCGCTCAGGGTAGCCAAGAAGGAAGCAGACGTCGCCACGGTCACCGTCGTGTCGATGTCGTCTCTATCGAAAGCTGCGAACGCCCCCTTCCATCTTCAGCTCCCACCCTGCGGCCTCCAGCTCCCGGCGGCGAACCATGGGATATCCAGCCTGCAGCTCCCGGCGGCGAGCCAGGGTGTTGTGGACCTGCCCAGCCTGCAGCTCCCGGCGGCGAGCAGCCACGGAGTGTTCGACTGGCTAAATGACCCGTTCCTAACGCAACTGCGCAGCCCGTGGCAGGACCAGCATTGCATGTCGCCTTATGCCCATCTGCTATACTAG
- the LOC119294090 gene encoding NAC domain-containing protein 22-like yields the protein MAMAVASSTMEVDQDLPGFRFHPTEEELLGFYLSRVALGKKLHFDIIGTLNIYRHDPWDLPGMAKIGEREWYFFVPRDRKAGSGGRPNRTTERGFWKATGSDRAIRSTGDHKRVIGLKKTLVFYQGRAPRGTKTDWVMNEYRLPDSGAAPPQEDTVLCKVYRKATPLKELEQRAFEMEEMKQRSGSNGGYGYGGAARACPVPAAGNFYLSPSDDVQDNFLIHSSSSSSSVAPSGNSSSHDAPREAKKEADVATVTVASTSSLSQAANAPFHLQLPAVNPPCGLQLPAANHGMTNMSSLQLPAASQGVLDLPSLQLPAASGHGVFDWLNDPFLTQLRSPWQDQHCMSPYAHLLY from the exons ATGGCAATGGCCGTGGCGTCGTCGACCATGGAGGTCGATCAGGACCTCCCCGGCTTCCGGTTCCACCCCACGGAGGAGGAGCTCCTCGGCTTCTACCTCTCCCGCGTCGCCCTCGGCAAGAAGCTCCACTTTGACATCATCGGCACCCTCAACATCTACCGCCACGATCCCTGGGATCTTCCTG GGATGGCAAAGATCGGGGAGAGGGAGTGGTACTTCTTCGTGCCGCGTGACCGGAAGGCGGGGAGCGGCGGGCGGCCGAACCGGACCACGGAGCGGGGCTTCTGGAAGGCGACGGGGTCGGACAGGGCCATCCGGAGCACCGGCGACCACAAACGGGTCATCGGTCTCAAGAAGACGCTCGTCTTCTACCAGGGGCGCGCGCCGCGCGGCACCAAGACGGACTGGGTCATGAACGAGTACCGCCTCCCCGACTCCGGCGCGGCGCCACCCCAGGAGGACACGGTGCTATGCAAGGTGTACCGGAAGGCCACGCCGCTCAAGGAGCTCGAGCAAAGAGCCTTCGAGATGGAGGAGATGAAGCAGAGGTCCGGCAGCAACGGTGGGTACGGCTACGGTGGCGCGGCCAGAGCGTGTCCCGTCCCGGCAGCAGGCAACTTCTATCTGTCGCCGTCCGACGACGTCCAGGACAACTTcctgatccactcctcctcctcctcctcgtcggtggCGCCGTCTGGCAACAGCAGCAGCCACGACGCGCCGAGGGAAGCCAAGAAGGAAGCAGACGTCGCCACGGTCACCGTCGCGTCGACGTCGTCTCTGTCGCAAGCGGCGAACGCCCCCTTCCATCTTCAGCTCCCGGCCGTGAACCCACCCTGCGGCCTCCAGCTACCGGCAGCGAACCATGGGATGACGAACATGTCCAGCCTGCAGCTACCGGCGGCGAGCCAGGGTGTTCTGGACCTGCCCAGCCTGCAACTACCGGCGGCGAGCGGCCACGGAGTGTTCGACTGGCTAAATGACCCGTTCCTGACGCAGTTGCGCAGCCCGTGGCAGGACCAGCATTGCATGTCCCCTTACGCCCATCTGCTATACTAG